Proteins encoded in a region of the bacterium genome:
- a CDS encoding DJ-1/PfpI family protein, with the protein KKPIAAICHGPQILAAAGVLKNRTCMAYPACGPECTNAGAEFKAPNDACTNAVTDGNLVTAAAWPAHPEWMRQFLAVLGAKINI; encoded by the coding sequence AAGAAGCCGATCGCCGCGATCTGCCACGGGCCGCAGATCCTCGCCGCGGCCGGCGTGCTGAAGAACCGCACCTGCATGGCCTATCCGGCCTGCGGCCCCGAGTGCACGAACGCCGGCGCCGAGTTCAAGGCGCCCAACGACGCCTGCACGAACGCCGTGACCGACGGCAACCTCGTGACCGCGGCCGCCTGGCCGGCGCACCCCGAATGGATGCGCCAGTTCCTCGCCGTCCTCGGCGCCAAGATCAACATCTGA
- a CDS encoding DHH family phosphoesterase has product MPARFAVACQSRSHALLLLQALEAPPADIAFAVESAAHERFLRKLGCQVVRGSLRDRATYRALLPAGQLIVSLRDIRRLRGVLEAIHRERGETPVIVLSMAPLSYIPFDCAAFPWARVVASGDVFAPILRDEIRFAAAKVTVRKMREALGDAKNAAILLQDDPDPDSLASGLALRTLLGRNRTTMPMVSFGSVTRPENLEMMRLLDLDIQVVNEGELAAFERIAMVDTQPPHLRLQPPRVDVVIDHHPAQTSYEARFKDVRNGYGATATILVEYLRAEGTKVNERLATALLYAIRTDTLLLDRPVADADVEAFTWLYARANINQIRRIERPSLPRETLLSFADGLREARIEEKVVFSHLGAVVREDIIPQLADFCLQVEGVDWSVVSGVVGSELIVCVRNVGFVQKAGAVLKAAFGDIGPAGGHRSMAKAILPLEALPQAKGAALGPKTYRALEDRFLAALKSQKTDKTDKS; this is encoded by the coding sequence ATGCCGGCCCGCTTCGCCGTCGCCTGCCAGAGCCGCTCGCACGCGCTGCTGCTGCTGCAGGCGCTCGAGGCGCCGCCGGCGGACATCGCGTTCGCCGTCGAGTCGGCCGCCCACGAGCGCTTCCTGCGCAAGCTCGGCTGCCAGGTGGTGCGCGGGTCGCTGCGCGACCGCGCGACCTACCGCGCGCTGCTGCCGGCGGGGCAGTTGATCGTTTCGCTGCGGGACATCAGGCGGCTGCGCGGCGTGCTCGAGGCGATCCACCGCGAGCGCGGCGAGACGCCGGTCATCGTGCTTTCGATGGCCCCGCTCTCCTACATCCCGTTCGACTGCGCCGCTTTCCCGTGGGCCCGCGTCGTCGCCTCGGGGGACGTCTTCGCGCCGATCCTGCGCGACGAGATCCGCTTCGCCGCGGCGAAGGTGACGGTCCGCAAGATGCGCGAGGCGCTGGGCGACGCGAAGAACGCGGCGATCCTGCTGCAGGACGATCCGGATCCGGACAGCCTGGCCAGCGGCCTCGCGCTGCGCACGCTGCTCGGGCGGAACCGGACGACGATGCCGATGGTCTCGTTCGGCTCGGTGACGCGCCCCGAGAACCTCGAGATGATGCGGCTGCTCGACCTCGACATTCAGGTCGTGAACGAGGGCGAGCTGGCGGCGTTCGAGCGGATCGCGATGGTGGACACGCAGCCGCCGCACCTCCGGCTGCAGCCGCCGCGCGTGGACGTGGTCATCGACCACCACCCGGCGCAGACGTCGTACGAGGCGCGCTTCAAGGACGTGCGGAACGGCTACGGCGCGACGGCGACGATCCTCGTCGAGTACCTGCGGGCCGAGGGGACGAAGGTCAACGAGCGGCTGGCGACGGCGCTGCTCTACGCGATCCGCACCGACACGCTGCTCCTCGACCGCCCGGTGGCCGACGCCGACGTCGAGGCGTTCACGTGGCTCTACGCGCGGGCCAACATCAACCAGATCCGGCGGATCGAGCGTCCCTCGTTGCCGCGCGAGACGCTGCTCTCGTTCGCCGACGGGCTGCGCGAGGCGCGGATCGAGGAGAAGGTCGTCTTCAGCCATCTCGGCGCGGTCGTGCGCGAGGACATCATTCCGCAGCTCGCCGACTTCTGCCTGCAGGTCGAGGGGGTGGACTGGTCGGTGGTCAGCGGCGTGGTCGGGAGCGAGCTGATCGTCTGCGTGCGCAACGTCGGGTTCGTGCAGAAGGCGGGCGCCGTGCTCAAGGCGGCGTTCGGGGACATCGGGCCGGCGGGAGGGCACCGCTCGATGGCCAAGGCGATCCTCCCGCTCGAGGCGCTGCCGCAGGCCAAGGGCGCCGCGCTCGGGCCGAAGACCTACCGCGCGCTCGAGGATCGGTTCTTGGCGGCGCTCAAATCCCAAAAAACCGACAAAACCGATAAATCGTAG
- a CDS encoding VanZ family protein produces the protein MSAPDAAGEAVAARPSRRWWRFLLPIAGMALDAWSSNRALSIDLSHGLDKVVHGAAFGALAAAWFWAFAPRLRSLWAAAAAGVALTALWGAADEMHQKFVPGRSSDVADFAADLLGALVAAAAVLLLSRAPLVRRLLAPRAARTE, from the coding sequence ATGTCCGCTCCGGACGCGGCGGGGGAGGCGGTGGCGGCGCGGCCTTCGCGGCGCTGGTGGCGTTTCCTGCTGCCGATCGCCGGGATGGCCCTCGACGCGTGGTCGTCGAACCGCGCGCTTTCGATCGATCTCTCGCACGGCTTGGACAAGGTCGTCCACGGCGCGGCGTTCGGCGCGCTCGCCGCGGCGTGGTTCTGGGCGTTCGCCCCGCGTCTCCGCTCGCTCTGGGCGGCGGCCGCGGCGGGCGTCGCGCTGACCGCGCTGTGGGGGGCGGCGGACGAAATGCACCAGAAGTTCGTTCCCGGCCGCTCGTCCGACGTCGCCGACTTCGCCGCCGACCTGCTCGGCGCGCTGGTCGCCGCGGCGGCGGTGCTGCTGCTGTCGCGGGCGCCGCTGGTGCGGCGGCTGCTCGCGCCGCGCGCGGCGCGGACGGAGTAG